The Juglans regia cultivar Chandler chromosome 6, Walnut 2.0, whole genome shotgun sequence genome contains the following window.
CCACATCAATGGTGATAATACATTCCTTTATAAAGGTACAAAGGATCAAGCACTTAACAAAGAGAAATGCATGTGTGAGCCTTTGCATGAGCAGTAAAGAGGCTCATGGAAAGTATTAATCATGACAGTCTGATACCTTATACTAAGTGACAAGTGTAGGTGGCgtatgagattccacattgctCGGGAGTAAGAAGtccttgctctttataataatttcaatggagctccaattataCCATTGGCTAGTCCTGGTAGAGCATGGCCCATATGTGGCTCGGGCCTTCCTTGGGGCATTACAAagagttttctttaaaaaaatggaaaaaaaatgaaagaataagaTGCTTCCAACAACCCTAAAAAAGGAGTTCACTTTATCCGAGGAACTtccattaaaaatacaaaacgtAAGCATCTAGAGCTGTTGTTGAATGACGTGTTTTTATATGCAGCGACAGAGTGGCCTGAATGTAATCAGTCTATCCATCCCTTTTTAAGCTATTTTTAGTTAGCTTCAGAGTCAAGTCccactttatttttaataagtatagtCAAgtcttgcttttattttattttatatttataataagtaATGTCAAGTCCAGCTTTGTGACTGATAAGATTGACAACAGGATAACACCTTCGCTTTGTGGCTTTTCTGTTGTTACTAATAATTATCGTCTTACTAGGCCTGGACTAAAAAAGCTTTATTGTAATAACCtgctatactccaaaagaaacagTCAAAGCTATAATTGGGGTACCCTATAATCACTTATGAAACTCAATCCAACCTAGTAAACATATCATGTGGAACTTGCTGCCCATACAAGTCCTTCACAAATCACCCACACAATGTGTGACTTAACACAATCCAGAACTCACAATCTTCCCCACTCAAATCCTTGATACTTGTCAAGGCTCGCATAATGGGAAAATGCTTCAGCACAAATGGGATCAGCTTTGATACCATTTCTCATGATTTGGGGACATGCTAGCCACATTTATGCTATAGCCCATAAAGATTAATCAAAGTAACAAAAATTCCCTAGATCCCCCATAAAGACTAGGTCCACCTGGTAAATGTCCTATGTGAAACTAGGCATCTATACAATGATTTTACAAGTCATCCACCCAATGTGATACTCAAAATTATGTTAAGTCCCACATAACGTATAGCATAAATGTGGCTAGTAAGTGGAACTGGGTTTTATAAGTAATTTCAGATAACTCCAATTGTAGCTTTGACAAGTTCTTTTGGAGGATAGTACAGATTTGAATAGGATGTCCCTGAGTCATgacaaataatatcaaatcagaCTCAGTAATCAATACGCAGCAGAGAGCACCATGTAACGAGGACGTTAAGAATTCAAATTGCAGGGGGGTTATGATATCCTGGATTGTGAAAGTTTCACATAGAGTAGGTGGATTGTAAAAGCATTGCATAGGTGTTAAGTACCACATGAGATGCTTACTAGGTGGAACTAGACCTTATAAGTACTTCCATTAAACTCCATCTTGTATTTATAAGAACTTCACTGAAACTCCAATTATAACGTTTAATAGTCATTTTGGGTATCAAACAAACGTTACTGACATACCTCTGGGTCATTACATTCGTCATGTGCTACCTATGCTAAATAACATAGATTCGAGGAACTTTTTTTGATAATGAATATCTCACCAAGGTAGGGGCCCTTAAAACCCACCCTTAGGTAATAAAACCTAGATACACAACTTCACATGCTAGAAACGAGTATCAAATAATCTAGGAGAACTTTGTGGAATCGAATTCAAGATATCTGAGCCTACAGCTCATCCAAGCCAGTCCTTTGACCCCAAGGCTGCACCCTGACGGGTACAAAGATTTGAGTGATTAGCTAAAGTACCTTGTAATTGTCAACCAATCTAGTCAGCATCACAACCACAGGGCAACGGTATTGGATTACCATCTCCCAGAAATCCTCACAGGTGTGCGGTAGTGGACCTTGTGTGGCAATAAATTTAGAAACATTTTCGGAGGAAGATGTCTGCATTTGAGAGTCGTTGTTGAAGGTCAAACTAAGGAGACACTTCCGTCCattcataatattctaaaaagagACATTATCAactaaatatagatatataagcCCGTACCATAATCAAGCTCGCATTTATGTATCCCCTTGCTGCCGGTCTATAATCCTTACTCGATTTAAGAACAATCCTATTCCTGTCAACTGAAATCAACAACAACTTAGCAATCTGGTCACAAAAACGATAACCTTCAAGTTTTATAAACATATAATTCCATTTacaagtaaataattaaaattgctTAAGCATTCAGGagtcaaaagaaacaaaaaaataacatatacatGGTATGACATCCGTGTAGCGGTTCTTGCTCAAATTGACACTGTCAAGCGCCACAGTGGCACTTCTCCTCGTCTCAGATGGGGTTATCCTATCGGCCTGAAAACAACCGAAAAACTTAGTGCTATAACCGAAACAGAATTATATAAAGACAGGCAAACACCTATCTAAAATGGTTCTGTCTTATAAAACCCAAACATTTTCAGACAGGTAAAATCCGGAATTTGTAACCTGCAAGCGAGCGAACTCCTGGTCGATGACTTGAGGCATAGAAAGCCTCTCTCGGAAGAAACTGAGCGCTTCGGAGCAGCGGGTGAACTGATCGGGGGTGAGAGCAAGTATCGGTGGCAAATCGGGTGAGAAATCGAAGGAGACTGGCGGGGGGGTGGAGAGGGATTTGGAGGCAGAAGAGGAGGAGGCCATGGGCGATCTCCTCCGATGGTAGAGGTCGCGTCGAGACATACAATTACCCAGTTGGACGAACGTTGTTTCAGAcggtcttcttcttcttcttcgattGTGGTGGCCCCCGTGATATGGTGATCATGAGCGCTATATCTTTATATCTATAATGCAAAAAATCTATGTCGCAAGCATACAGACCAAACACAATCATGAGACACGGAAGAAATTTCCCATCCAAGTTCAGTGATTGGTAATTTGGTTGCATTAGAGCACATAATGCTCTTGGCCATTAtcaattctaaaatttgattaaaagataaaattattgaagaaactAATCGACTTCaaagtaataatataatattatatattttaataataaatttatttttatattttacaaatacactctatatgttaaataaaatttatctattgtCAATATTTTCATTGTCATTAATCCCAACttgtgaataaaaaagaaaaagactgttattgattatttgtgaataaaatataggtttgatgaatgaatagtgactCTCCAACTTTAGAAATTCCTTTAGAGTTATAGTAGCTCAAAGtctaagttaaatatttttagctaatccaatgcaggttatttatacaaa
Protein-coding sequences here:
- the LOC108994556 gene encoding protein-tyrosine-phosphatase PTP1-like isoform X1 gives rise to the protein MSRRDLYHRRRSPMASSSSASKSLSTPPPVSFDFSPDLPPILALTPDQFTRCSEALSFFRERLSMPQVIDQEFARLQADRITPSETRRSATVALDSVNLSKNRYTDVIPFDRNRIVLKSSKDYRPAARGYINASLIMTSSSENVSKFIATQGPLPHTCEDFWEMVIQYRCPVVVMLTRLVDNYKMVKCGDYFQAEDGPREFGNIYITTKWIRTTETSLVLRLLEVNNRESEEAPISVLHILYPEWPDHGVPKDTFAVREILKRIYHVPPNIGPIAVHCSAGIGRTGTYCAIHNTIQRILDGDMSALDLVNTVTMFRSQRIGMVQTQDQYLFCYKAIIDELEDLISEFNSRSSK